The following proteins are encoded in a genomic region of Falsibacillus albus:
- a CDS encoding ABC transporter permease produces MSKTKNIYLIPYVFWIVLFVVAPILLIVYYSFFDIEGHLTIANYEKFFTPVYLKMTLSSFWYAFLITAFTLLISYPAAYILTKTKHKQLWLLLIILPSWINLLLKAYAFIGIFGTYGTANALLEVLGIGSKQILFTDFSFIFVSVYIFIPFMILPIFNALEELNPSLISASRDLGANSWTTFKRVIFPLTLDGVKSGCQAVFIPALSLFMITRLIAGNRVITLGTAIEQHFLVTMDWGMGSTIAVFLVIIMVLMMLLTGKRKRGV; encoded by the coding sequence ATGAGTAAAACAAAAAATATTTACCTGATTCCCTACGTCTTCTGGATTGTTTTATTTGTTGTGGCCCCGATTCTATTGATTGTTTACTACTCTTTTTTTGATATAGAAGGACATTTGACAATCGCAAATTACGAAAAGTTCTTCACTCCGGTTTATTTGAAAATGACGCTCAGTTCTTTTTGGTATGCATTTTTGATAACGGCATTTACGCTGCTCATTTCTTACCCAGCTGCCTATATATTGACGAAAACGAAGCATAAACAGCTCTGGCTCTTATTGATCATCCTTCCATCATGGATCAATCTGTTGTTAAAGGCGTATGCGTTCATTGGAATCTTTGGCACGTATGGCACTGCAAATGCGCTCCTTGAAGTGCTGGGCATAGGTTCGAAGCAAATTTTATTTACCGATTTCAGCTTTATCTTTGTTTCGGTTTACATCTTCATCCCATTCATGATTTTGCCGATTTTTAATGCGCTCGAGGAGCTGAATCCATCATTGATATCTGCTTCGAGGGATCTGGGTGCCAACTCATGGACCACCTTTAAAAGAGTCATCTTCCCATTGACATTGGATGGTGTAAAATCGGGCTGCCAGGCTGTTTTCATCCCAGCATTGTCCCTGTTCATGATCACCCGTTTGATCGCGGGAAATCGAGTGATCACGCTCGGTACAGCGATTGAACAGCACTTCCTCGTTACGATGGACTGGGGAATGGGTTCAACGATTGCGGTATTCCTGGTTATTATCATGGTCCTTATGATGTTGTTGACCGGAAAAAGAAAGAGAGGGGTATAA